The following nucleotide sequence is from Sulfuricaulis sp..
AATCGATTTCATCGTGTTTTACGATAAACCGCTGATCAAGTTTGAGCGGTTGCTCGAAACTTATCTGGCCTATGCCCCCAAGGGATTTCGTTCCTTCCTTGCCGCGATGCCGGTGTGGCTCAAGGAGAAGCTCTTTCTCAAGACAACACTGAAGAAGGAGCTTGCACGTATTGCGAACGTCAAAGCTACAGCGCTGCCACCTCTTTTGTTTGCGGCGCATCATCAATCGCATGCGGCGTCGGCATTTTACCCGAGCCCTTTTGAGAAGGCCGCCGTGCTTTGTATGGATGGCGTCGGCGAATGGGCCACCACGTCTGTGTGGCTGGGCAAAGGGAACCGGTTGACCCCATTGTGGGAGATCGATTTTCCACACTCCTTGGGATTGTTGTACTCCGCCTTTACCTATTATACGGGCTTTAAGGTGAATTCCGGTGAATACAAACTGATGGGTCTTGCCCCTTACGGCGAGCCCAAGTATGTGGATGTGATTCTGGAACACTTGCTGGACCTCAAGCAGGACGGGACCTTCCGGTTGAATATGGATTATTTCAACTATGCCGCCGGTCTTACGATGACCAACGGAAAATTCGACCGCCTGTTTGGCGGACCACCCCGCAAACCTGAATCGCCCCTTGCCCAGCGCGAGATGGATATCGCCAGGTCGATCCAGGCCGTTACCGAAGAAGTGATATTGCGCCTGGGCAAGACCATCCGTCAGGAGTCGGGTTGCGAATATTTATGCCTGGCGGGCGGTGTGGCGCTCAATTGTGTCGCCAACGGCCGTTTGCTCCGCGAGGGACCCTTCCGCGATATCTGGATCCAACCGGCGGCGGGCGATGCCGGTGGCGCGATCGGTGCGGCCTTGGCGGTTTGGCATGAATACCTCGATAAACCACGACAAGTCTGCAACACGGATCGTATGCGCGGCTCCTATCTCGGTCCACAGTTTTCCGAGACGGACATTAAGCATTATCTTGACTCGATGGGGGCGAGTTACCGCCGGGTGAGCGACATGGAACTTTTTCCGGAAGTCGCCCGGCTCCTGGCGCAGGAAAAAGTCATTGGCTGGTTTCAGGGCCGCATGGAATTCGGTCCCCGCGCCCTGGGAGGGCGCTCGATCCTGGGAGATCCGCGCAGCCCCCGGATGCAATCGGTGATGAATCTGAAGATCAAATACCGCGAGTCATTTCGCCCGTTTGCGCCGGCAGTGCCGGTTGAGCGGGTATCGGCGTATTTTGATCTCGACCGCCCCAGCCCTTACATGTTGATAGTCGCCCCCCTTAAGGAGGAGCACAAAATATCCACGACGGCGGAGCAGGAACGGCTTTTCGGGATCGAGAAGCTCAACATCCCACGTTCTGCTCTGCCTGCCGTCACGCACGTGGATTATTCGGCGCGGGTTCAAACGATAAACCGTGACACCAACCCGCGGTTCCACGCCCTGTTGTGCGAATTTGAGCGCCAGACAAAATGTCCCGTGCTCATCA
It contains:
- a CDS encoding carbamoyltransferase; protein product: MTNILGISAYYHDSAAALVRDGDIIAAAQEERFSRKKHDSRFPGAAIAYCLRESELDLAEIDFIVFYDKPLIKFERLLETYLAYAPKGFRSFLAAMPVWLKEKLFLKTTLKKELARIANVKATALPPLLFAAHHQSHAASAFYPSPFEKAAVLCMDGVGEWATTSVWLGKGNRLTPLWEIDFPHSLGLLYSAFTYYTGFKVNSGEYKLMGLAPYGEPKYVDVILEHLLDLKQDGTFRLNMDYFNYAAGLTMTNGKFDRLFGGPPRKPESPLAQREMDIARSIQAVTEEVILRLGKTIRQESGCEYLCLAGGVALNCVANGRLLREGPFRDIWIQPAAGDAGGAIGAALAVWHEYLDKPRQVCNTDRMRGSYLGPQFSETDIKHYLDSMGASYRRVSDMELFPEVARLLAQEKVIGWFQGRMEFGPRALGGRSILGDPRSPRMQSVMNLKIKYRESFRPFAPAVPVERVSAYFDLDRPSPYMLIVAPLKEEHKISTTAEQERLFGIEKLNIPRSALPAVTHVDYSARVQTINRDTNPRFHALLCEFERQTKCPVLINTSFNVRGEPIVCSPEDAYRCFMRTEMDYLALGNFLLAKTDQPPREKDWSWQNEYELD